TGTGACCGCGACGCGCGGCCACCCGCCGGCACACCCCGCGCGCGTCGTCATCGTCGGCCGAGCATGCGGCCTGGGTTCAGTGGACCGGAAGCGCGGGGCGAGGCGTCTCGCCCCGCGCGGTCAGCTAGCCCGCGCCGCCTCGCGGGTGGCGGGCTGGATCTGGCTCACACCAGCCCCTGGTCCATCATCGCATCGGCGACCTTCACGAAGCCGCCGATGTTGGCGCCGTTGACGAGATTCCCCGGCGTTCCGTACTTCTCGGCGGTCTCGTAGCAGTTGCGGTGAATGGCCAGCATGATTTGGTGCAGCCGGTCGTCCACCTCGGAGCGCGTCCACGAGAGCCGCATGCTGTTCTGCGACATCTCGAGGCCCGAGGTCGCCACACCGCCCGCGTTGGCGGCCTTGGCCGGACCGTAGAGAATGCCGGCATCGAGGAAGACCTTGGTCGCTTCCGGCGTGCTCGGCATGTTGGCGCCCTCGGCGACAAGCTCAATCCGGTTCCGTATCAGGTTGGACGCGTCGCGCGCATTGATCTCGTTCTGGGTGGCGCTCGGGAAGGCGCAGTCCGCCTTGATGTCCCAAATGGGATTCCAGTCCTGCATTGGGTTCGACGGCAGATAGCGGGCGCCCTTGAAGCGCTCCGGGTACTCCTTGATGCGGCCCCGGCGCATGTTCTTCAGCTCCATGACCCAGGCCAGCTTTTCGCGGTCGATCCCCTCAGGATCGTGGATCATTCCGTCCGAGTCCGAGAGCGTGATCGGCCGTGCGCCGAGATCGAGCAGCTTCTCGACCGTGTACTGCGACACGTTGCCGCTCCCCGACACCAGGCACACCTTGCCTTCCAGCGAGCTATTGCGGGTCGCGAGCATCTCAGCCGCGAAGTAGACACAGCCGTACCCGGTGGCCTCGGGCCGAATCAGTGAGCCGCCCCAATGCAGCCCCTTCCCGGTGAGCACACCGGTGAACTCGTTCGCGAGCCGCTTGTACTGGCCGAACAGGAATCCAATCTCGCGCCCGCCGACGCCGATGTCACCGGCCGGCACGTCGGTGTTCGGACCGATGTGGCGCCACAGCTCGGTCATGAAGCTCTGGCAGAAGCGCATCACCTCGTGGTCGCTCTTCCCCTTGGGGTCGAAGTCCGAGCCACCCTTCCCACCGCCCATGGGCAGCGTGGTGAGCGAGTTCTTGAACACCTGCTCGAAGGCCAGGAACTTGAGGATCCCGAGGTTGACCGAGGCATGGAAGCGCAGCCCGCCCTTGTAGGGACCGATGGCGCTGTTCATCTCGATCCGGAAGCCCCGGTTGACCTCCACCTCGCCGCGGTCGTTCATCCACGGCACGCGGAACATGATCACCCGCTCGGGCTCTACGATCCTCTCGAGGATGCGCGCCGCCCGGTACTCGGGGTGCCGGTCGATCACCGGCGCTAGCGATTCCACCACTTCGAGCACCGCCTGGTGGAACTCGGGCTCGTTCGGGTTCTTGGCCCGCACCCTGGCCATAAGGTCTGTGACGTAGTCGTTCGCGCCGCCCGTCCTCGGGGTTGCAACGACCGCTTTCATGGGTCCTGCTCCTTTCTATTCGAGGGCGTGGATGTTTCTCTTCGCGCAGATTCGTTTGAGCTCGTCGGGCCACACCGTCACGCTGACCTCGCCCAGGTGCGCCTTGCGAAGCAGCAGCATCGCGGCGCGCGACTGGCCGATCCCGCCGCCGATCGAGAGCGGGATCTCGTCGCGCAGGATCGCCTGGTGGTACGGCATCGTGAGGAAGTGGACCTGGCCACTGAGCTCGAGCTGGCGGCGCAGCGTGTCCTTGGTGACGCGGATCCCCATCGAGGTCAGCTCGTGGCGCCGCCGGGTGACCGGGTTCCACACCAGGATGTCGCCGTTCAACCCGTGCATCGGACGGCCGTCCTCGGACACCGTAGGGGTGACCCAATCGTCGTAGTCGGCCGCCCGCATCTCGTGCGGGAAACCGTCCTCGAGCACCCAGCCAATTCCGAGGATGAAGATCGCGGGGTGCTTCTTCAGCACCTCGGTCTCGCGCTGCTTGCGCGGCAGGTCGGGGTACATGCGGAGGAGATCCTCCGCATGGATGAACGTCAGCTCCTCGGGCAGCTCGGCGTTCCCGTCTTTGCGGAGCTGAGGGAAGCGGTCGAGGATGTGAGTCTCGGCACGCTTGATCACCTTCCAGATGCGGCGCACCGTGTCCGTGAGGTAGCCGAGCGTGCGCTGCTCGGGCGTGATCACCTTCTCCCAGTCCCACTGATCGACGTAGGCGCTGTGGTCGTGGTCGAGGAAGTAATCCTTGCGCACCGCCCGCATGTCGGTGCAGATGCCCTCCCCGGGGTTACACCCGAACTGGCGAAGCGCCATCCGCTTCCACTTGGTCGCGGCCTGGACCACCTGGGCGTCGATCCGCTTCGTGAGCCCGAGCCCGCACGGGAACTCGATCGGCGTGCGTGAGCCATCGCGGTCGAGGTAGTCGTTGACGCCGCTCTCGCGGCTCACGATCAGCGGCACCTCGACCGGGAACAGGTTGAGCTCCCGGCACAGGCCGTCCTGGATGAAACGCTTGAGCTCGTGGAGCGCGAACTGAGTCTGCTTGCGGTCGAGCAGCGACGCGTAGCCGGTGGGCAGGACGCGCTCGATCTCCTCGTAGGTGCCGATCCCCGGACCCGCGAGGTCGGCCTGCTTCGTGGTCTTCATCGTCGGCCTCCCGTGGAGGACGTGGCGACGACTCGGCCCCCCGGAATCACCTACCGGTGTCGATAGAGCGCATGCCCCAACCGGTGGCCGAGTCGAACACCGAATCGCAAGGCATGGCCCATGCCAGCGGCAGTGAACAGGCGAGACGTCGCAAGCCCGTGCTGGGCAACGAACTGGCCTCGGAGGGGGGCCGTGGACCGCACCGGTTCGGAGCAGGCCGACTGCCAGCTCTGACACACCATCTGCCGGTTCGGTAGCCGCCCTTGGACGGCCAGGCGTGTGGATCGGCCTGCGCTGATCCTGCCCTTCTGTCACGCCGACTGGCAGGCTGTCCGCATGGGGTACTTCGTCGGAGCGACTTGGCCGAGCAGACTTGAGCGGGTGGCTCGAGGCGGATACCCTGCCGCCTCGCTGGCGCCAGCCACGGAGCTGGTCCATTGGACGGGCCGAACTCACGCCCGGTGCCGCCCCACGATTTCACCGACGGGAGTACGCCTATGCCGGCCAACGCGGTACCCAAGGTCCTGGTTTCCGAGCTACAGCGCCAGCTCAATCATGAGCTCGCCGCGGCGCACGCCTACACCGCGCTCGCGGTCTGGAGCTACGACCGCAACCTCAAGGGTTTCGCGCACTACTTCTACAAGCAGGCCGGCGAGGAGCGCGTGCACGCGCAGAAGTTCATGGATCACCTACTCGACCGCGGCGTGATGCCCGAGCTGTCGGCGGTGCCGGCCCCCCGGACGACGTTCAAGGCGCTGGTAGAGGTGGCGCGGCACGCCCGCGCCATGGAGGAGGCCAACACCAAGGGGATCCATCGGGCCTACGAGATCGCGCTGAAGCAGAAGGACTATCCCGCGCAGGTGCTCCTGCACTGGTACGTCAACGAGCAAGTCGAGGAGGAGGCGTGGTGCGACGAGATGGTGGCGCGCGCAGAGTCCTCGACGAGCGAGGGCGGGCTCCAGGCGCTGGACCGCCACATCGAGCGCTACCTGGCCGACCGTGGGCACGACGGCGGCGACCCGAGTTGACGATGAAGTGGACCGCCCTCTGCGTGGTGCTGCCGCAGATTTCGAGCGCATGATCGGTTCGTTGCGGAAGAAGTAGCATCCTTGCACCGCTGGCGGTGCGCCGGCTCCAAGCCTCCAGGTCGCCGCGTCCGTCATCCGCCGCCCCGCGCGGCCGACCGGACTCGGCGGACGACCTGCCAAATCCGTCGCCCCGATCGCCGTGACGCGTGGGCGGCACGGCTCGGCAACGCCTCCGCAGGTCCCCAACGGGTTGGGATGCAATTGGTTACGGGTTAGCGCCCGGCGCCGAGCTCTCCGAACCCGGCCGGCACGGCAAATGCCGTAGATCCGGGGTACTTGCCCCACTCCGGAGGAGACCGCCATGAGCACGCCCTGGCAGCAGCGCTACGCGCAGCGGACCCAGCGAATGAGCAGCTCCGCCATCCGCGAGCTGCTGAAGCTCACCGCACAGCCCGACGTCATCTCCTTCGGGGGCGGCCTGCCCGCCCCCGAGCTGTTCCCGATCGAGGAGTTCCGGGCCGCCACCGACATCGTGCTCTCCCGCACGGGTCGCCAGGCGCTCCAGTACGGCACGACCGAGGGCTACCCGCCGCTGCGCGAGATGATCGTGCGCCATATGGCGCGCTACGGGATCGTGGTTGGCATCGACAACGTGCTGATCACGACCGGGTCGCAGCAGGCGCTCGACCTGATCGGCAAGGTGCTGATCAACCCCGGCGACAAGATCCTCACGGAAGAGCCCACCTACCTCGGCGCCATCCAGGCGTTCACAATGTACGGTGCCGAGTACATCTCCCTTCCGGTGGACAGCCACGGCCTCGAGACCGGCCGGCTCGAGGACGCGCTGCGCTCGGGTCCCAAGTTCATGTATGTGCTGCCCAACTTCCAGAACCCGGCCGGAACCACGCTTCCGCTCGAGCGCCGGCTCGAGCTGGTCGCCATGTCGGAGCGTTATGGGACCCCGATCATCGAGGACGATCCCTACGGCCAGCTCCGCTTCGAGGGCAAGCACATCAAGTCCCTGGTTGTGCTCGATGCCGAGGGGCTGAGGTGCCAGAGCAACGGCCGCTACAGCGGCAACGTGATCTACCTGAGCACGTTCAGCAAGACGCTCGCGCCCGGGCTCCGGCTCGGCTGGGTGGTCGCTCCCACCGATGTGATCCGCCGCATGGCCCAGGCCAAGCAGGGAACCGACCTGCACACCAGCACATTCGACCAGATGGTGGTGCATCAGGTCGCCCGCGACGGCTTCATCGACCGTCATGTGCTCCACATCCGTGAAGTGTATCGCCGCCGCCGCGACCTCATGCTGGAGTGTCTCGCGCGCGCGTTTCCCGATCCGGCCCTTGGCGTGCGCTGGACGCGCCCCCAGGGCGGCCTCTTCCTCTGGGTGACCCTGCCGGCCCCGATCGACGCCGGCGTGCTGCTGCAGCAAGCGATCGAGCGGAAGGTGGCGTTCGTCCCCGGCGCCTGCTTCCACCCGCTCGGCGGCGGACACAACACGATGCGCCTGAACTTCAGCAACGCGGCCGAGCCGATGATCGAGGAAGGCATGGCGCGCCTCGCGCGGGTGATCGCTGAGCGGCTCGCGATGTCCGGCGATCCGGTACCGAGCGCGAGCCGACGCCGGGCGGTTCAGCGCAGTCGTCCCGGAACTCCGGCGCCCAAGGGTCACGGGCCGTGCGCCGCCGGCGCCGCGCGCGCGGCGTCGCGGCGTCGCGGCGTCGCGAAGGAAGTTGATCCCGGGCGACCCTGATCGGAAGATGATCTGGTGGGACCCCGAGGCGGCCTACGACGACTCGTTCACGGTCACCCCAGATACTTCCGGATCGCCTGGAACTGGCTCTCGCCGTCGAGACCCGCCTCCGCCATCACCACCGCCCCCGGTCCGCTCCCGAGAAAGTGCCCGGCGCGGAACGGATGCCGCGTGTGGTTCCGCCCGCGCTCGGACCAGATCCACCGATCCATGGTGGGTAGCGTGAAGTCAGTGAAGCCGATCGCCTCCTGCGCACGCGCGTGTGGGAAGGCGTGCTCGCGCTCGCGCGCCGGCAGAAGGTCGAATAGCTCTGCCGACGCGACGTAGTAGACGTCGAGGTCGATTCCGGCGCCGAGCAGCAGGGGAAGGGTCTTCTTGACGAACGCGTAGGCCACGCCGTTGCCCTGAAGCACGACCGTGCCGTCACGGCGCGCGCCCTGGACGGCGCGCATCAGGTAGACACCCTTCGCGGCGTGCCAGGCCGGCGCGAGACCCAGCGCCGCGCGGTCCAGCACCGTCTCGGGTGGCCGGGTGACGAACGGTGCGATCACCGCCGGGCGCCGCGCCAGGGCCGCCGCGACCAGATACGCGATCTCCTGCGGGTCCCACGGCGTGAGCGTGATCATGGTCCCGGCGGGAAAGCTCCCTTGCAGGATCTGTAGCGCCTGCGGATCGGCGTGGGTCGGACCGTCCTCGCCGGTCTTGAGGCCGGCGTGCGCGCACACCAGGAAGAACGGCCTGTAGGGCGCGCCGTCGACCGCGTGCCGGGCCTGGTTGCCGATCGCGTGGAGCCGCGCGGCGATGTGCCCGAGCGGCGCGTTGAAGGCACCGTACGATGAGCCGGCCCCGACGTGCCACCCGAACGACGCGATACCCGCCAGCATGCCAGCCATCGCGTCCTCGCATATGCCGCCGACCGCGAGCACACGCGATCCCGGGTTGGTGCGCTGGTTGTAGTAGCCGGAAGGGAAACCCTCGGCGACCCGGCCCACGCTGGTCGACGCCAGGAGGTCGGCCGCGGCAACCACCACCGCTCCCTTGCTCTCGTGGTTGTAGAGACCGAGCACGCGGCCCAGCTCGTCGCGCAGAGTGGTGCGGGAACCGGGACGGACCACGTCGCCGGGCGAAGGACCGCCACGTGGGACGGCGCGCGCCGGCCGTTCCGCGGCGATCCTATCGCGATCACCGCCGACGGCGACGCCAATCGCGGTGGGATCGGAGTCACGGATCGCGGCGGCGATCGAGTCGGCCATCCGGAAGATGGGCTCCACGCCCGCTGGCGCTCCCGGGCGGGGCCGGCGCCCGCGCGCCGCGAGCCGCTTGCGCGCCTCGGCCAGACGCGACGCCAGCGCCACCACCATCGGTGCACGCTCCTCGACCGCGCGTCGCACGATCTGGAGGGCGTCCCAGTAGCACGCCTCGAGGATGTCCGGCCGGGCTCCGGCGCCGCAGCGTGTGGCGTCGTGGTCGCAGGTCGGAAATCCGGCCTCGGATCCGAGCGGCGCCACTGCGCGATAGAAGCCGTCCGAGCACAGCGCGTGACCGGCGCCGTGCGAGGCGCGTCCCTCGATCCCGTAGTGCCAGCCCTTCACGGTGCGATAGACGATCGCGGTGGGCTGACCGTTGTCGAGGCGCTCGGCGGCGCGCTGGGCGGCGAAGATCTGGCGGAAGTCGAGCCCGTCCGGGACGTAGACCACGTTCCAGTCGTGGAGGTAGAGGAGTTCCATCGGCGTCCACTGCACGTAATCGCCTGGGCTGGTGCCGTCACGGCACACGCGGTTGGAGTCGATCGAGGCCTGGTTCCAGTCCACGTGCAGGACCGCGTTGCCGAGCGAGGCGGTGCCGGCGGCGGCCAGCGCCTCGGCGACGCGTCCGGGCGTCATGCCACCCTCGCCCTCGACGATGTGGACGCGCGGCGCGTCGGCGCCGTAGACGTCGGCGGCCGCCCACGCCAGCCCGAGCGAGGCGGCGAGGCCGACGCCCGAGGCGCCGGTCGCGAGCCGCACGAAAGGCGTCGCCGGAGTGGGGTGGCCGTCGAGCGCCTTGGCGCGAAACCGGCTGAATAGGGAGGTGCCGTGGACCGGGTTGCGCCGGAATCCCAGCAAGTCCTCGAGCCGGAGCTGGAGCCGCTCGTCACGCGGCAGGAGCTCGGGCGCGGCGATCCTGGCCACCTCGTTCCGCAGGGCCCACATCGCGTAGAGGCCGAGCGCCTTGTGGCCGGCTGCGTACGAGATCATGTCGGCGTCGTCGCGCTCGGGGCTCGAGAGGTCGTAGTCCATGCCGCCGTAGAGCAGTGCCGCGACCAAGCGGCCGGACGAGATCGATCCGCCGGGATGACCCGAGGTCGGAACGTAGTTGAACATCAGCGAGCACAGCGCGCGGTACACGCGATCCAGGCTTTCGAAGTGCTCGAGCGCAACCGGATCGAGCGCGCCGGTCGCGCCGGCCTCGATCCACACCCCGCGGCGCGGCCCGAAGGCAACGCGCTCCCCGATCACGGGCTCGACCGTCACCATAGATGCCGTCCCTCGCGCACGAACGCCTCGAACCCGGCGCGATCCGCGGCCGCTTCACGGACGCGCTCGAGGCCCAGCCGCAGGTCCTCGGTCGCGGTCGCGATCGAGATTCTGAGGTAGTGCTGGCCCTCTGAACCGATGCGCCCGAACGAGCGCCGGTCCAGCGTGGCGACGTGGTAGCGCCACAGAAGGAACATCTGGAGCAGCGTGGCGGGGCTGGTGCGCTCGCGCGCGTCCGGCGGCAGGGCGGCACAGGCCGCGATCGCCCCTAGCCGCTCGCACACACCGGCGACGTTGGGGAACAGGTAGAAGGCGCCGCGCGGCGTCCGGCACGTGATCCCCTCGATCGCGTTCAGGCCCTGCACCATGAAGTCGCGCCGTTCCTGGAACTGCGCCACCATGCTCGCGATCGTGGCTCGGGTGAGCGGCGATTCGAGGCCGAGCCGGGCGCCGAGCTGATTGTAGGCCGGCACGCACGAGAAGTAGTTGATGTTGAGGTTGCGAAACACCGTGGCCTCTTCGGCGGTGGGGAACACCGCCCAGCCCACGCGGCCGCCGGTCCAGGCGAACGACTTCGAGACCCCGCCCACCACGATGGCGCGCTCCGCCATGCCCGGCAGCGAGGCAATCGACAGGTGGCGGTTGCCGTCGAACAGGATGTCCTCGTAGACCTCGTCCGAGTAGATCCGCATCTCGGGCCGCGCGCGCTGGAGCACAGTGAGGGCGATGCCCTCGAGCTGCTCGAGGCTCGCCACGCCACCCGTCGGGTTGGAGGGGAAGTTGAGATAGAGCAGTCGGGTGCGGGGACCGATCAGCGGCTCGAGGTCGTCGCCCTCGAAGGCGAAGCCCTTCCGCTCGTCGAGGTGGAGCGGGACCGGGCGCGCGCCGACGTAGGCGGTGAACGACTCGTAGATCGGAAAACCCGGGCTCGGGTAGATCACCTCGTCACCGGGGTTGCAGTAGGCCTCCTGACAGAGCCCGATCGGCGGCTTGGCGCCCGGGAACACGACGACTCGATCCGGCGTCACCTCGATGCCGCGCGTGCGGGCGACGCTGCGGGCGATCGCCTCGCGCAAGGGCAGAATTCCCTGCGGGTCGCAGTAGTGGGTCTCGCCCCGATCGATCGCGTG
This window of the Candidatus Eisenbacteria bacterium genome carries:
- the asnA gene encoding aspartate--ammonia ligase, translating into MKTTKQADLAGPGIGTYEEIERVLPTGYASLLDRKQTQFALHELKRFIQDGLCRELNLFPVEVPLIVSRESGVNDYLDRDGSRTPIEFPCGLGLTKRIDAQVVQAATKWKRMALRQFGCNPGEGICTDMRAVRKDYFLDHDHSAYVDQWDWEKVITPEQRTLGYLTDTVRRIWKVIKRAETHILDRFPQLRKDGNAELPEELTFIHAEDLLRMYPDLPRKQRETEVLKKHPAIFILGIGWVLEDGFPHEMRAADYDDWVTPTVSEDGRPMHGLNGDILVWNPVTRRRHELTSMGIRVTKDTLRRQLELSGQVHFLTMPYHQAILRDEIPLSIGGGIGQSRAAMLLLRKAHLGEVSVTVWPDELKRICAKRNIHALE
- a CDS encoding PLP-dependent aminotransferase family protein, which produces MSTPWQQRYAQRTQRMSSSAIRELLKLTAQPDVISFGGGLPAPELFPIEEFRAATDIVLSRTGRQALQYGTTEGYPPLREMIVRHMARYGIVVGIDNVLITTGSQQALDLIGKVLINPGDKILTEEPTYLGAIQAFTMYGAEYISLPVDSHGLETGRLEDALRSGPKFMYVLPNFQNPAGTTLPLERRLELVAMSERYGTPIIEDDPYGQLRFEGKHIKSLVVLDAEGLRCQSNGRYSGNVIYLSTFSKTLAPGLRLGWVVAPTDVIRRMAQAKQGTDLHTSTFDQMVVHQVARDGFIDRHVLHIREVYRRRRDLMLECLARAFPDPALGVRWTRPQGGLFLWVTLPAPIDAGVLLQQAIERKVAFVPGACFHPLGGGHNTMRLNFSNAAEPMIEEGMARLARVIAERLAMSGDPVPSASRRRAVQRSRPGTPAPKGHGPCAAGAARAASRRRGVAKEVDPGRP
- a CDS encoding ferritin, which encodes MPANAVPKVLVSELQRQLNHELAAAHAYTALAVWSYDRNLKGFAHYFYKQAGEERVHAQKFMDHLLDRGVMPELSAVPAPRTTFKALVEVARHARAMEEANTKGIHRAYEIALKQKDYPAQVLLHWYVNEQVEEEAWCDEMVARAESSTSEGGLQALDRHIERYLADRGHDGGDPS
- a CDS encoding aminotransferase class I/II-fold pyridoxal phosphate-dependent enzyme, which codes for MSALFTTAAGHARSPAAPVFSDRIRLLGSENAFRIGPQIRELEAGGHRVIKCNLGEPDSALAPHIAEEVKHAIDRGETHYCDPQGILPLREAIARSVARTRGIEVTPDRVVVFPGAKPPIGLCQEAYCNPGDEVIYPSPGFPIYESFTAYVGARPVPLHLDERKGFAFEGDDLEPLIGPRTRLLYLNFPSNPTGGVASLEQLEGIALTVLQRARPEMRIYSDEVYEDILFDGNRHLSIASLPGMAERAIVVGGVSKSFAWTGGRVGWAVFPTAEEATVFRNLNINYFSCVPAYNQLGARLGLESPLTRATIASMVAQFQERRDFMVQGLNAIEGITCRTPRGAFYLFPNVAGVCERLGAIAACAALPPDARERTSPATLLQMFLLWRYHVATLDRRSFGRIGSEGQHYLRISIATATEDLRLGLERVREAAADRAGFEAFVREGRHLW
- the gdhA gene encoding NADP-specific glutamate dehydrogenase codes for the protein MKAVVATPRTGGANDYVTDLMARVRAKNPNEPEFHQAVLEVVESLAPVIDRHPEYRAARILERIVEPERVIMFRVPWMNDRGEVEVNRGFRIEMNSAIGPYKGGLRFHASVNLGILKFLAFEQVFKNSLTTLPMGGGKGGSDFDPKGKSDHEVMRFCQSFMTELWRHIGPNTDVPAGDIGVGGREIGFLFGQYKRLANEFTGVLTGKGLHWGGSLIRPEATGYGCVYFAAEMLATRNSSLEGKVCLVSGSGNVSQYTVEKLLDLGARPITLSDSDGMIHDPEGIDREKLAWVMELKNMRRGRIKEYPERFKGARYLPSNPMQDWNPIWDIKADCAFPSATQNEINARDASNLIRNRIELVAEGANMPSTPEATKVFLDAGILYGPAKAANAGGVATSGLEMSQNSMRLSWTRSEVDDRLHQIMLAIHRNCYETAEKYGTPGNLVNGANIGGFVKVADAMMDQGLV